A DNA window from Aquarana catesbeiana isolate 2022-GZ linkage group LG01, ASM4218655v1, whole genome shotgun sequence contains the following coding sequences:
- the LOC141107311 gene encoding uncharacterized protein, translated as MLQEVLNVITSDSGIQRKSPVPAVSQKAEATIEHQDILDWQYTAELIKELEKYLCEDPSDASFKEVEVGEASDFKTTDQPMLQEALNAITSDSGIQRKSPVPAVSQKAEATIEHQDILDWQYTAELIKELEKYLCEDPSDASFKEVEVGEASDFKTTDQPMLQEVLNVITSDSGIQRKSPVPAVSQKAEATIEHQDILDWQYTAELIKELEKYLCEDPSDASFKEVEVGEASDFKTTDQPMLQEALNAITSDSGIQRKSPVPAVSQKAEATIEHQDILDWQYTAELIKELEKYLCEDPSDARFVKYVKDLCEEAEFIHSINEQRFISQEAKATIEHQDIWQYTAEVVKELEKYLCEDPSDGSGKNLVHFLHHISVNQGSHCMDQRTQRENTDPSVAFSASSDALEMNEQETEAPVYSGTLDCE; from the exons ATGCTACAGGAGGTCCTGAATGTCATCACATCAGATTCTGGTATTCAGAGGAAAAGTCCAGTACCAGCAG TTTCTCAAAAGGCAGAGGCCACTATTGAACATCAGGACATATTAGATTGGCAATATACCGCAGAACTAATAAAGGAGCTAGAAAAATACCTCTGTGAGGATCCATCAGATGCCAG TTTTAAGGAAGTGGAAGTAGGAGAAGCATCAGATTTTAAAACAACAGATCAGCCGATGCTACAGGAGGCCCTGAATGCCATCACATCAGATTCTGGTATTCAGAGGAAAAGTCCAGTACCAGCAG TTTCTCAAAAGGCAGAGGCCACTATTGAACATCAGGACATATTAGATTGGCAATATACCGCAGAACTAATAAAGGAGCTAGAAAAATACCTCTGTGAGGATCCATCAGATGCCAG TTTTAAGGAAGTGGAAGTAGGAGAAGCATCAGATTTTAAAACAACAGATCAGCCGATGCTACAGGAGGTCCTGAATGTCATCACATCAGATTCTGGTATTCAGAGGAAAAGTCCAGTACCAGCAG TTTCTCAAAAGGCAGAGGCCACTATTGAACATCAGGACATATTAGATTGGCAATATACCGCAGAACTAATAAAGGAGCTAGAAAAATACCTCTGTGAGGATCCATCAGATGCCAG TTTTAAGGAAGTGGAAGTAGGAGAAGCATCAGATTTTAAAACAACAGATCAGCCGATGCTACAGGAGGCCCTGAATGCCATCACATCAGATTCTGGTATTCAGAGGAAAAGTCCAGTACCAGCAG TTTCTCAAAAGGCAGAGGCCACTATTGAACATCAGGACATATTAGATTGGCAATATACCGCAGAACTAATAAAGGAGCTAGAAAAATACCTCTGTGAGGATCCATCAGATGCCAGGTTTGTGAAATATGTAAAAGATCTCTGTGAGGAAGCTGAGTTTATACATTCAATCAATGAACAGAGGTTCA TTTCTCAAGAGGCAAAGGCCACTATTGAACACCAGGATATTTGGCAATATACTGCAGAAGTAGTGAAGGAGCTAGAAAAATACCTTTGTGAGGACCCGTCAGATGGCAG TGGGAAGAATCTTGTGCATTTCctgcatcacatcagtgtgaaccagggctcacacTGTATGGACCAGAGAACCCAAAGGGAGAACACAGATCCTTCAGTTGCTTTCTCTGCATCCTCAGATGCACtgga